The genomic stretch GTCGCCGCGGCGGTCGCGGGGACTCTCGTCGGCTGGCAACTCGTCGCGCGGCCGGAAGCACCGCCCGTCTACAACATGGCGATGCCCGTGCCGCCGGGCGCGGTCTACAACTTCTCGACGGCGCGGCCCGGTCCACCGCGCGTCTCGCCGGACGGCAGCATGGTCGTCTTCGCGGTGCGCGAGGGCTCGTCGCAGGCCGTCCTGCACCTGCGCCGTCTCGCGGATCCCCATTCGACGCCTCTCACCGGAACGGAAGAGGGTCTGTACCCCTTCTGGTCGGCGGACAGCCGCACGATCGGCTTCGGCACGGTGGACGGTCGGCTCCGCCGCGTGCCCGTGGCCGGTGGACCGCCCGTCACGCTGTGCGACGCGGCCAACATGAAGGGCGCCACCACGAACGCCGACGGCGTGGTGCTCTTCGCGCCGGCGGCCGGAACGGGGATCCATCGGGTGTCGTCGGCAGGGGGAACGCCGGTCGAGGTCACCACCGTCGACCAGGACGCCGGCCACGATTCGCACCGACATCCGCGCTTCCTCCCCGACGGCGAACACTTCCTCTACCTCGCACGCCGCACCGGCGGGCAGATCGACGAGCACGACATCTACCTGGCATCGCTCGACGGCGGTGAGCCCCGGCTCGTGCTCCGGTCGCAGACCCAGGCCGAGTTCTCGCGCGGTCATCTGCTGAGCGTGCGCGAGGGAACGTTGCTCGCGACGCCCTTCGACCCCTCGAGCGCGGACCTCGGCGAGCCGATTCCCCTGGTCGAAGACGTCCTCGTCGACGCGGGCGCGGCGCTCGGCGTCTTCTCGGCGAACGATGACGGAAGCCTCGTGTACATGGTCCGCACCGGCGGGGCCGAGCAGTTCCTGGAGTGGGTCGGGATCGACGACGAACCGCTCGGACGGGTCGGCGACCCGGGCGGTCTGGAGCGGCCGCGGATCTCGCCCGACGGGCGGCAGGCGGTCGTCGAGGTGTACGGCGACGATCCCGGCGAAGGCGATCTCTGGCTGGTGGATCTCGAGAACGGCCTGCGGACCCGCTTCACCTTCGAACCCGGCTACGAGGGTGCGGCGGAATGGACGCCGGACGGCACACGCGTGGTGTACACGGCCTTCGCCGACAGCGTGGCGCGGATCGTGGTCCGGCCGGTCGAGGGCACGGGCGACGCTTCCGTCCTCTACGAGTTCGAGGGCGAAGTCGCCCCCACCGGGGTGACCCCCGACGGCAACACGGTTCTCCTCAACCAGCGGGACCCGGAAACCGACTTCAATCTCTACTCGCTCTCCGTGGACGGCGGAACTCCGACGCTCCTCGTCGAAACGTCCCTCATCGACTACAGCGCCGCCGTGTCTCCCGACGGCCGGTGGATGGTGTACGGCAGTGGCCAGGGATCGGAGTGGGACGTCTACGTCCGCCCCGTGTCCGGCGGCGAGCGACGCTGGCAGATCAACCGCGAGCCCGCCCTGTATCCCTTCTGGGGCGCGCGCGGCGAGCGCATCTACTACGTCCTCACCAACGGTGAACTGCGGTTCGTCGAGGTCGACGGCGGCTCGTCCACCTTCCGTTCGGGCGCGCCGCAGCGCTTCGCGGCCGTCAGTCCGCCCGGAGCCGGCGGCGTGTACGTGTCGATGCACCCGGACGGCGAACGTCTCCTCACGGTTTCCGGGTCCGTCGCTGCGAACGAGACCTCGGATCTGCAGCTGGTGACCGATTGGACGCGCGGATTGACGAAGTAGCCGGGCAGGAACCCGTGCGGCCGCTCACACCCAGCCGTAGACCACCGCGTTCACGTTCATCCCCGCGCCGACAGACGCGAACACGATCACGTCGCCCGCTTCGATCGACTGGTCGGGCATCTCGCCGCGCAGCACCAGATCGAGCAGCGTGGGCACGGTGGCGACGGAGCTGTTGCCCAACCACGAGATGGTCATGGGCATGACCCCCTCGGGCACTTCGTCGATGCCGTGGGACTTGAACAGGCGCGCGAGGATCGCCTCGTCCATCTTCGCGTTGGCCTGGTGGATGAGGATCTTCTTCACGCGGGCCACCTCGATGCCGGCGCGCTCGAGGCTCTTCGTCACGACACCCGGCACGGTGCTCAGGGCGTACTCGTAGAGCTTGCGTCCGTACATCTTCAGGTAGAGGCCGTCGGACACGGTCTTGACGTCGTAGGTCGAGCCCATCCACAACAGGCGGGCGTGCTCCAGCGTGTCGGACCGGACGGCGTGGGCCAGGAGTCCCTGGTCGTCGCCGACGTCGCGGGCCTCGAGGACGGTGGCCCCGGCGCCGTCGGCGTAGATCAGGCTGTCGCGATCGTGCGGATCGCACACGCGCGACAGGGTCTCCGAACCGATCACCAGGGCCCGGGTGGCATCGCCCGAACGCAGGTAGTAGTCGGCCTGGATGATCCCCTGCAGCCAGCCCGGGCAGCCGAAGGGCAGGTCGTAGGCCACGCACTCGGGGTTGGCGATCTCCAGGCTCTGTTTGACCCGGGCGGCCAGGGTGGGCACGAAATCCGAGCGGCGGTTGTCGTGGCGGATGTCGCCGAAGTTGTGGGCGACGATCACGTAGTCCAGGGTCTCAGGGTCGATTTCCGAGGCCTCGATCGCGCGCTTCCCGGCGATCGTTCCGATGTCGGACGCGACGAGATCGTCGTCGACGTACCGGCGCTCGGAGATATCGGTGATCTTCTGGAAGGTCTCGACGACGCGTGGATTCTTCTCGCGTTCGATCGGCTTGCCGTAGTCCGCGAAGAACTCCCGCGTGACCAGGTCCTCGTTGCGGATCCGTCGGGTCGGAATGTACGAGCCGGTGCCGATCATCACGGAGCGGCGCATGGATGACCTCCGAGTGTTCGCGGGGCCCCCAACTCTGCAGCACGCGGGGCCCGATGTCACGCCGGACCGATCATCCCACCTGATCCACGACCCCCACCACGACCGACCGCACCGGCAGGCGCCCGCCGCCGAGGATCTGCCGCGCTCCGTTGCCCTCGTCGAGCATGATCACCGTCTCGCCGTATCCGGCGCCGACGGTGTCGATCGCGATCACGTGTCCGCCCGTCGGCTCCCCCTGGGCGTCGAGCTTGTCGAGCAGGAGCAGGCGCCGCCCGTGCATGTCGGGATGGTGGATGGTCGAGGTGATGCGCCCGGCGACGCGCGCGAGGATCACGACGGCTCCTCGGGGGCATCGAGCTGGACGTCGTCGACGATGCCGACCACGGCGTGATCGACGGGGACGAAGCTCGGATCGAGGGTCAGTGCGGCTTCGCGGCTGGCTTCCCAGTAGACGAGTTCGCCGGGCCCGGCCATGCGCGTGCCATCGGCGCAGACGAAGGGCCTACCCGTCGCCGCCGCGTGTTTGTCGAGCGGTTGCACCCACAGCAGGGGCACGCCCTCCATGCCCTCGTAGACGATGTTGCAGACCATGCGGCCGATCACCCTGCCCAGGAACACGGGATCATCCTTCCGTCTCGAGGATCTCGGCGCCGGCGGGCGTCCAGTGTGAGCAGGCCGCGAAGCGCGTGCCTTGGCCCAGGACGTCGCGCAGGGCATCGTCGATACGGGGCATCGTGGACGAGGCGACGAGACGCCCGACGTCGCCGGGCCGGTCGGGGTCGTTCAGGTCGTGCACGATCGTCTCGAGGGCCTCCTGCACGTCGGGCAGGTGGCCGTCGAACACGGCGAGCGCGCGGCCGCCCAGGTCGTCGGCCAGCCGGACCTCGATGAGATGGATCGGCATCGACTTCAGCACCCGGTCGAGAACACGCAGCAGGCTCGGTGAGGTGCTCACTTCGCAGACGCCGACGGCATCGCCCTGCGGGGCCGAACGCTCGCCCATCACCGCAGCGGCGAGTCCGGGATCCGGATCGGCGAGGAGCACGTCGTCGAGCAACGAGCCCTGCCGGAATCCCGCCTCGAGGCCGGCGCCGTGGGCCTCCTCGGTGCTCGCCACCGAACCACCGACCAGGGCCAGATAACGGCCCGGATGGACCGATCCGCAGCGCAGCACCGCGACCGGCGAGCGCTTGAGCATCGCGTCGACCGTGAACAGTCCGGTGCTGACGCTGCCGAACTCGAGCAGTGCGAGAGCCTGGTACACGGTCACACGATCCTGAAGTGGTCGACCATCACGCAGCGGCGACGGCGCGAGAAACTGAGGGCGGTGGTCATGCCTTCCCCCGTCGGACTGGCGATGGTGAAGCTCGTGCAGCCCTCGCCGCCGGAACCGAGCCCGGCCGCGATGGGCGCGTTCTTCACGAAGATGCTGGTGTTGATGGTGCGGGCCATGTGGCTCAGGGCGTCGATGTCGCGCGAGTGCATGCTCGCCGAGTGGCCGAAGCCGTGCTCGGACTCCCTGGCCAGCGCGATCGCGGTGTCGACGTCGGGAACACGGACGATCGGCAGCACGGGCATGAGCTGTTCCGACCACACGAGTGGGTGTTCCTCGGGGACGTCGGCGATGACCAGCCGCACGTCCGGCCGGGCCCGGACGCCGATCTCGGCGAGGATCACGTCGGCGTTCTTGCCCACCCACTTCTTGTCGATGGTGCCATGGGTTCGCGCTCGGGGCGTGCCCTCGAAAACCAGCCACTCGAGATCCGAGAGTTCCTTGCCCGAGACGAGGTGCGCACCGTGGGCCCGCATGTGACGGATCAGCTCGTCGGCCACGCTGTCGACCACGAAGACCTGCTTCTCGTCGACGCAGATGACGTTGTTGTCGAAGCTCGCGCCCCGGACGATGTCGCGGCCGGCCTGCTCGAGGTCGGCCGACGCGTCCACCACCACGGGCGGATTGCCCGGGCCCGCGCAGATCGCGCGCTTGCCCGACTTCATCGCCGCCTTCACCACTCCGGGACCACCGGTGACGACGAGCAGATTCACGTCGGGGTGCCCCATCAGCTCGGTCGCCGATTCGATGGTCGGCGTCGCCACGGCGGTGACCAGGTTCGGCGGACCGCCCACCGACCGGATCGCCCGGTCGATCGACTGCACCGTCTGCCGGGAACACGCCGCGGCCCCGGGATGGACGTTGAAGGCCACGGCGTTGCCCGCGGCCACCATCCCGATGGTGTTGCAGATGATCGTGCTGGTCGGGTTGGTGGTGGGCGTGATCGCGCCGATCACCCCGAACGGAGCCCACTCGGTCAGAGTGAGACCGTCGTCGCCGGTGGTCGTCTCGGGGACGAGGATCTCCGGGCCCGGCGTCTTGTCGGTGACGAGGCGGTTCTTCACGACCTTGTCCTCGTACCGGCCGAGGCCCGTCTCCTCCCAGGCCAGTCGCGCGAGGGCATCGCCCTCGCGGTGCATCGCCGCGCGGATCGCCGCGACGATCTCGTGGCGCTTGGCGAGGGTCATCCCGTCGAGGGCCTCGAAGGCGGCGCGGGCCGCGACGACGCACTCGTCGACGGTCTCGAAGATGCCCTCTCCCGGTTGCGCTTCCGGCGTGGGAACGTCTCGCGACGCGGGGGCCGGCGTCGGCGCCGGCCTCGGAGCCGGTGCGCTCGCTCCGGTCGGCGTTGCGCCCAGGCGCCCCGCGAGTTCCCGCGCGATGCGGTCGACCTGTGCGTCCGTGAGGCGCTGCATCAGCCGTCACCCTTCCGGTAGCGCTCCTCGCCCTCGATGTCCCAGCTGTCGACGATCGCCATGACGACGGCGTCGACCGGCTTGCCGTCGGTCTCGGCCGTCTGGCGGGCCGAGGAACCCGAGGCGTAGAGCACGTACTCGCCCTCACCGGCGCCGACGGCGTCGACGGCCACGACGCTGCCGCCGGTGAGCTCGCCGTCGGGACCCGCGACGCCGAGCAACAGCAACTTGAGACCCTCGATCCGGGACTCCTTCTTCGAGGAGACGACCCGTCCGAGAACACGCGCGAGATTCATTGCGACCTAGGCCCCCGCCTCGGACTCGGCCTGACGACCGAGCGGGATCACCGCGTCGACGTTGGTGTGCGGACGCGCGATGACGTGCACGGCGACGACCTCGCCGACGCGCGTGGCCGCGTTCTGCCCGGCGTCGCACGCGGCCTTCACCGCCGCGACGTCACCGCGCACGACCGCGGTCGTGTAACCGCCGCCGGTCTTCTCGTAGCCGACGAGGTCGACCCGGGCGGCCTTGACCATCGCGTCCGCCGCCTCGACGGTGGCCGCGAAACTCCTGCATTCGATCATTCCCAGAGCGTCTGCCATCTTGGTTTCCCTTCGGATCGGGGCCGGCGGCCCCGTGTGGTCGTGCCGGGCTTCGAGGAACTACTTCTTCTTCGCCGCGCGGCCCGTGATCGACTCGAGGGCTGCCACCGCAGCCGGACGAGCGGCTTCGACGTCTTCTTCTTCACCACCGATGTACACGCGGCCGAAGCTGCCCACCGCTCGCACTTCCAGGATGTTGATGTGGGCGGCCTTCTCGGCCTCGTTCGCGGCCAGGGCCGCGTAGCCGGCGGGCTCGACCTCGAGCACGAAGAGGGTCTGACCCGACAGGATCAGGTTCCCGTGCCGCATGCGGTTGATCAGCATGCACTGGTGGTCGTCGAGGTGTCGCACGACCTGGTCGGAGACGATGCGCGGCTTCATGCGCTCGTTCTCCTTCAGGCCCAGGGTGTCGAGGATCGCCTGCCCCGCCGCGCGCACGTCGGCCTGGCTGTCGGAGTGCACCTCGAGCATGCCGAAGTTGCGTTCGACGATCTGCATGCCGGGCGTGACGTTCGTGCTCTTGAGCGCGATGTCCATCACGCGGTTGATCTCGATGCCCGGCGCGATCTCGACGAACAGGCTCGCCTGCCCCACGCGCGGGAGGAAGCCCTGCGCGATCGTCGCCTGGAACGAGGCGAACTGCGGCTGCAGGCTGTCGATCACGCAATAGGCCCGGAGGTCGACCATGAACGTCTCCCTGTTCTGGATTAGTCGCTGACGGAGACCTGCTGGGCCTCCTGGATGATGCCGATGCTCGCACTCGCACCGATGCGCGTGGCTCCGGCATCGATCATGCGCTTGGCGTCGCCGAAACTGCGGATCCCGCCGGAGGCCTTGACCTCCATGCCGGCACCGTGGACGACCGAGGCCATGAGCGCCACGTCCTCGGCCGTGGCACCGCCCGAGGCGAAGCCGGTCGACGTCTTCACGAAGTTCGCCCGCGCGCGCTTGGACAGCTCGCAGGCACGGACCTTCTCCTCGTCGGTGAGCAGCGCCGTCTCGATGATCACCTTGCTCACCGCGCTGCCGTCGCGGCAGGCGTCGGTCACGGCGAGGATGTCCTTGTAGACGTCGTCGTCGTCGCCGCTCTTCAGTCGACCCACGTTGATGACCATGTCGATCTCCCGGGCGCCGTCGCGGATCGCCTTGCGCGCTTCCATGCCCTTGAGGTCGGGCGTGTTCGCGCCGAGCGGAAAGCCGACCACCGAACAGGTGAGGACCTTCGTCCCGCGCAGGCCCTCGGCCACCCTCTTCACCCAGCAGGGATTCACGCACACGCTGCGGAAACCGTACTCACGTGCCTCGGCGACGATCTTGTCGATCATCTCGCGCGTGGCGTCGGGCTTGAGGATGGTGTGGTCGATGTAGCGGGCGAGTTCGTCGGGAATGCGGCCGGGCGAATCGGGACCGTGCGTGAAGCAGCGCGCGCCGAGGTCGATGAGCCGGCGCGCGGCGTCGGGTGCGGTTCCGACACAGGGTCCCCCGTGGTACGCGCCGCCCGGCACCGACCCGAGGAGGCGTTGCAGTCGATCGACGATGCGGGCCATGTCGGCTTCGCTCAGACCGTCGAGGTCGACGCCGCTGACGCTCGGCGCGGAGGCGGTGGGCGCGGATCCGGGCGACGAGGGCTCGATCATCCCCACGCGTCGCTGGTGCCGCGACTCGGTGCAGTCGGTGTTCAGGAAGGCGTCGACGATCTGGCGCGCCAGGTTGGCCCCGATCAGCCCGGCGCCGAGGGTGAGCACGTTGGCGTCGTTGTGCTCGCGGCCGTTGCGCGCGCTGCTCAGGTCGTAGGCCATGGCCGCGCGCACGCCGGAGACCTTGTTGGCGACCATCGACGATCCGATGCCGGCGCCGTCGATCATGATCCCGCGCTCGGCCCGGCCCGCGGCGACGGCCTCGGCGACCTTCCGCGCGAAGACGGGATAGTCGACCGCGTCGGTCGAGTCGGTGCCCACGTCGATCACGAGGTGGCCCTTGCTCCGCAGCGCCTCGGCGAGCGTCTGCTTGAGGGGGAATCCGCCGTGGTCGGCACCGATGGCGATCTTCATGGGTCGTTCCTCACCTTCGTGCGCTCCCTTGTCGATCTCGTGGCCGGGTCGCGGCGGGCCCAGGGCGCTCGTGGCGCTACCACACCCGCGAATCGTCGATCGGCTCCCCGCGCCGGGGCGGTTTCGGGCCTCGCTCCTCGACCCGTGGTCTCGCCGGCCCCTCGACGGCCGCTCGCAGCCGCGCGATCAGGGTCTGCAGAGCACTCCGTCCTGCTTCGGTCAGTTCGAAGCAGGTGACCGTGCGCCCGCCCCGACGCGAGTGGTCCCGCGCGAGATAGCCCGCGTCGACCAGCTTGCCGGTCTGGACGTGGAGATTGCCGTCGGTCAGGCCCGTCTCCCGCCGCAACGCCATGAAACTCCAGCTCTTACCGTCCTCTTCGGTCGACGGTGGCCGCGCTGCCGTGGCCAGGATCGCCAGCCGGGCCGGGGTCCCGATCATCTCGTCGACGTCACTGTACTTCATCGCGTGAAGCCAGACTCCCGGAAGGGCAACCGCCGATGCCCCGAGGCTCGGCCAGTGCTTCTTACCATGAAGTGAAGGGCTGAGCAAGGGGCGAATCGCCGTCCCTGGCACGAAAACGGTCGCCGGACGACGGCGCCCGCGGCTAGAGTCCACGGACCGACATCCCCTCCGAGGAGCCGACCATGTCCCGTCCCGCGATGCGATCCGCCGTCCTGCTCGTCTGCCTGGTCCTGCTGGGCGGCTGTTCCCGCGGTTCCGGCGACGGCGAATCCACGGGCGAGGACCTGCTCGGCAACCCCGCCGTCACCGCCATCTCGTACTCCGGCCACCGCCTCGTCCCGCGCAGCGTGGAGAACACGCCCAGCGTGGAGCAGACCAAGGAAGACCTCCGGATCATGGCAGCCATGGGGATCGGCCTGCTGCGCACCTACAACACGACGATCTACCCGCACACCGAGCGCATCCTGCAGGCGATCCGCGAGTTGAAGGAGGAAGAACCGGGCTTCGAGATGTCCGTCATGCTCGGGGTGTGGATCCAGTGCGTGGACGCCTTCACCGAGAACGCCGACCACACCACCGGCGACACGCCGCACAACCAGCGCGAGATCGACGCCGCGATCCGGCTGACCGCCGAGTACTCCGACATCGTGGAGATCATCGCCGTGGGCAACGAGGCCATGGTCACCTGGCAGGGTCACTACGTGCCGTCGAGCGTGATCCTGCGGTGGGTGAAGCACCTGCAGGAAGCGCGCGAACGCGGCGACATCCCGGCGAGCACCCTGATCACCTCGTCGGAGAACTGGGCCGCGCTCGGCGGCGAGGAGAGCTACCGCAACGACGACCTGGCCGAACTCGTCACGCGCATGGACTTCCTGTCGCTCCACACCTACGCCTTCCACGACACCTACTACAACCCGGCGTTGCGCTGGGTGTCGAACGACGAAGAAGCCACGCTGCCGTTGGTCGAACAGATCGACCTGGCCGTCGAGCGCGCGATCGGGTTGCAGAGGGACCAGGTCCAGGCCGTGCGCGACTACCTCGCGTCGATCGGCGTGGACAAGGAGATCCACATCGGCGAGACGGGTTGGGCGAGCATGGACAACTCGTACTACGGGCCCGACGGCACCCGCGCCGCCGACGAGTACGTCGCCGGGAAGTTCCACGCCGCCGCGCGCACCTGGACCCGCGAGGCGGGCATGACCTGCTTCTACTTCCAGGCCTTCGACGAACCCTGGAAGAGCGACGGCACCGCCGGTTCGGAAGGGCACTTCGGCCTGATCACCGTCGACGGACGCGCGAAGTACGCGATCTGGGACCTGGTGGACGCCGGCCTGTTCGAAGGGTTGACCCGAGGCGGGAATCCCATCGTGAAGACGCACGACGGCGACGAAGCCGTGTTGCTG from Candidatus Krumholzibacteriia bacterium encodes the following:
- a CDS encoding protein kinase gives rise to the protein MIGKTLAHYEITALLGRGGMGEVYRARDTKLGREVALKLLPESFTADPERLARFRREARVLASLQHPNIAGIFGLEEDAGRVFLTMELAAGTDLSERIARGPIAEDEVVDLARQLASGLEEAHEKGIVHRDLKPANVKIGEDGKVKILDFGLARALTGETSAEEDIENSPTITAAMTQGGMILGTAAYMSPEQARGRSVDRRADIWSFGVVLFEMLAGRRLFEGDTVSDTLASVLKDDVAWDHLPEETSPGIRRLLERCLERDPRRRLRDIGEARVFLEAGAADASLLGSVASVVDSLPDDPDLGPTHRRRGALVTVALTVAAAVAGTLVGWQLVARPEAPPVYNMAMPVPPGAVYNFSTARPGPPRVSPDGSMVVFAVREGSSQAVLHLRRLADPHSTPLTGTEEGLYPFWSADSRTIGFGTVDGRLRRVPVAGGPPVTLCDAANMKGATTNADGVVLFAPAAGTGIHRVSSAGGTPVEVTTVDQDAGHDSHRHPRFLPDGEHFLYLARRTGGQIDEHDIYLASLDGGEPRLVLRSQTQAEFSRGHLLSVREGTLLATPFDPSSADLGEPIPLVEDVLVDAGAALGVFSANDDGSLVYMVRTGGAEQFLEWVGIDDEPLGRVGDPGGLERPRISPDGRQAVVEVYGDDPGEGDLWLVDLENGLRTRFTFEPGYEGAAEWTPDGTRVVYTAFADSVARIVVRPVEGTGDASVLYEFEGEVAPTGVTPDGNTVLLNQRDPETDFNLYSLSVDGGTPTLLVETSLIDYSAAVSPDGRWMVYGSGQGSEWDVYVRPVSGGERRWQINREPALYPFWGARGERIYYVLTNGELRFVEVDGGSSTFRSGAPQRFAAVSPPGAGGVYVSMHPDGERLLTVSGSVAANETSDLQLVTDWTRGLTK
- a CDS encoding ketoacyl-ACP synthase III, with amino-acid sequence MRRSVMIGTGSYIPTRRIRNEDLVTREFFADYGKPIEREKNPRVVETFQKITDISERRYVDDDLVASDIGTIAGKRAIEASEIDPETLDYVIVAHNFGDIRHDNRRSDFVPTLAARVKQSLEIANPECVAYDLPFGCPGWLQGIIQADYYLRSGDATRALVIGSETLSRVCDPHDRDSLIYADGAGATVLEARDVGDDQGLLAHAVRSDTLEHARLLWMGSTYDVKTVSDGLYLKMYGRKLYEYALSTVPGVVTKSLERAGIEVARVKKILIHQANAKMDEAILARLFKSHGIDEVPEGVMPMTISWLGNSSVATVPTLLDLVLRGEMPDQSIEAGDVIVFASVGAGMNVNAVVYGWV
- a CDS encoding EutN/CcmL family microcompartment protein is translated as MILARVAGRITSTIHHPDMHGRRLLLLDKLDAQGEPTGGHVIAIDTVGAGYGETVIMLDEGNGARQILGGGRLPVRSVVVGVVDQVG
- a CDS encoding EutN/CcmL family microcompartment protein, with amino-acid sequence MFLGRVIGRMVCNIVYEGMEGVPLLWVQPLDKHAAATGRPFVCADGTRMAGPGELVYWEASREAALTLDPSFVPVDHAVVGIVDDVQLDAPEEPS
- a CDS encoding BMC domain-containing protein — protein: MYQALALLEFGSVSTGLFTVDAMLKRSPVAVLRCGSVHPGRYLALVGGSVASTEEAHGAGLEAGFRQGSLLDDVLLADPDPGLAAAVMGERSAPQGDAVGVCEVSTSPSLLRVLDRVLKSMPIHLIEVRLADDLGGRALAVFDGHLPDVQEALETIVHDLNDPDRPGDVGRLVASSTMPRIDDALRDVLGQGTRFAACSHWTPAGAEILETEG
- a CDS encoding aldehyde dehydrogenase family protein — protein: MQRLTDAQVDRIARELAGRLGATPTGASAPAPRPAPTPAPASRDVPTPEAQPGEGIFETVDECVVAARAAFEALDGMTLAKRHEIVAAIRAAMHREGDALARLAWEETGLGRYEDKVVKNRLVTDKTPGPEILVPETTTGDDGLTLTEWAPFGVIGAITPTTNPTSTIICNTIGMVAAGNAVAFNVHPGAAACSRQTVQSIDRAIRSVGGPPNLVTAVATPTIESATELMGHPDVNLLVVTGGPGVVKAAMKSGKRAICAGPGNPPVVVDASADLEQAGRDIVRGASFDNNVICVDEKQVFVVDSVADELIRHMRAHGAHLVSGKELSDLEWLVFEGTPRARTHGTIDKKWVGKNADVILAEIGVRARPDVRLVIADVPEEHPLVWSEQLMPVLPIVRVPDVDTAIALARESEHGFGHSASMHSRDIDALSHMARTINTSIFVKNAPIAAGLGSGGEGCTSFTIASPTGEGMTTALSFSRRRRCVMVDHFRIV
- a CDS encoding EutN/CcmL family microcompartment protein, which encodes MNLARVLGRVVSSKKESRIEGLKLLLLGVAGPDGELTGGSVVAVDAVGAGEGEYVLYASGSSARQTAETDGKPVDAVVMAIVDSWDIEGEERYRKGDG
- a CDS encoding BMC domain-containing protein; the protein is MADALGMIECRSFAATVEAADAMVKAARVDLVGYEKTGGGYTTAVVRGDVAAVKAACDAGQNAATRVGEVVAVHVIARPHTNVDAVIPLGRQAESEAGA
- the deoC gene encoding deoxyribose-phosphate aldolase, with protein sequence MPDELARYIDHTILKPDATREMIDKIVAEAREYGFRSVCVNPCWVKRVAEGLRGTKVLTCSVVGFPLGANTPDLKGMEARKAIRDGAREIDMVINVGRLKSGDDDDVYKDILAVTDACRDGSAVSKVIIETALLTDEEKVRACELSKRARANFVKTSTGFASGGATAEDVALMASVVHGAGMEVKASGGIRSFGDAKRMIDAGATRIGASASIGIIQEAQQVSVSD
- a CDS encoding transcriptional regulator, translated to MKYSDVDEMIGTPARLAILATAARPPSTEEDGKSWSFMALRRETGLTDGNLHVQTGKLVDAGYLARDHSRRGGRTVTCFELTEAGRSALQTLIARLRAAVEGPARPRVEERGPKPPRRGEPIDDSRVW
- a CDS encoding glycosyl hydrolase family 17 protein — translated: MSRPAMRSAVLLVCLVLLGGCSRGSGDGESTGEDLLGNPAVTAISYSGHRLVPRSVENTPSVEQTKEDLRIMAAMGIGLLRTYNTTIYPHTERILQAIRELKEEEPGFEMSVMLGVWIQCVDAFTENADHTTGDTPHNQREIDAAIRLTAEYSDIVEIIAVGNEAMVTWQGHYVPSSVILRWVKHLQEARERGDIPASTLITSSENWAALGGEESYRNDDLAELVTRMDFLSLHTYAFHDTYYNPALRWVSNDEEATLPLVEQIDLAVERAIGLQRDQVQAVRDYLASIGVDKEIHIGETGWASMDNSYYGPDGTRAADEYVAGKFHAAARTWTREAGMTCFYFQAFDEPWKSDGTAGSEGHFGLITVDGRAKYAIWDLVDAGLFEGLTRGGNPIVKTHDGDEAVLLEELQAPVALKFQP